In the genome of Apodemus sylvaticus chromosome 2, mApoSyl1.1, whole genome shotgun sequence, one region contains:
- the LOC127677825 gene encoding disks large homolog 5-like: MKTPEPDDGVKICQVRESEAGIHTSSPKTVLSKKQAKKEEEMLTRELQLITQERNELRDRLMYVTEGAMNKRPYYRPNPFYEKLKLKKKEIMSFLHNLEMENIEARQKFEEHKKEINFYQNLHSRLLIQKDLMNKRLAELKQENKEVHADWTIIQQYLIDLNLNDKFEKEKARILQDQQHQVSKTVAKAEISTSLEEGLLQNELPTQETPAELHPQQPQNSLEESSST; the protein is encoded by the exons atgaagactCCAGAGCCAGATGATGGAGTAAAAATCTGCCAGGTCAGAGAGTCAG AAGCTGGCATACACACATCATCCCCCAAAACTGTCTtaagcaagaagcaggccaagaaggaagaggagatgctgaccagagagctgcagctcattacccaagagagaaatgagctgagagATCGCCTGATGTATGTCACGgagggagccatgaacaagag GCCCTACTATAGGCCAAATCCATTCTATGAAAAACTGAAGTTAAAAAAGAAGGAGATCATGTCATTTCTGCACAACTTAGAGATGGAGAACATTGAGGCCCGACAGAAATTCGAGGAGCACAAGAAGGAGATCAACTTCTATCA GAACCTGCACAGCCGGCTCCTGATACAGAAAGACCTTATGAATAAGAGGTTGGCcgaactgaagcaggagaacaaggaagtacatgctgattggaccatcatTCAGCAATACCTGATTGACTTGAACCTGAATGATAAATTCGAAAAGGAGAAGGCCAGAATTCTCCAGGACCAACAACATCAG GTCTCCAAAACTGTAGCAAAAGCTGAAATTTCCACATCTCTGGAAGAGGGCCTACTGCAGAATGAGTTGCCAACTCAGGAGACCCCTGCTGAGCTCCATCCTCAACAGCCACAAAATTCCTTGGAGGAATCTTCTTCTACATAA